A region of the Candidatus Methylomirabilis oxygeniifera genome:
AGGCTATTGCGCAACTTGAGCGTGCGCTTGGCCTGGAACCGAGCAATGCCGCCTATCTCTATCAGCTTGGCTCAGCCTTCGAGCGGAGTCGCCAGATCGACAAGGCCGAAACGATCTTTCGCCGGCTTCTAACGGTCGATCCGAAGCATGCTGATGCGTATAACTACCTAGGCTACATGTTTGCCGATGAGGGGATCAAGCTCGATGAGTCGGTGGCCCTGGTCAAGAAGGCGCTGGAGCTTCAGCCTGATAATGGAGCGTTTGTAGACAGCCTAGGCTGGGCCTACTACAAGAAAGGGATGGTGGATGAGGCTCTGGTGGAGCTGAAGCGCGCCGCAGAACTTTCTACGAAGGAAGATCCCACAATCTTTGAACACCTCGGCGATGTGTACTTCAGAAAGCGAATGGTCCACGAGGCGATCAGGGAGTGGGAACGATCCCTTGCCATTGATAGCGCCAACGAGGCGGTACAGCACAAACTCAGAAAGGCCCGAGACGTCCTCTCTCGGGAGGGTGAATGACCGGTCGCCCGTCGCTGCGACGCTTGGCGCTGATAACAGGGATCGCACTGAGCGGGTGCGCCTATGGTCCGGATCTTGTCCGGGAGGACAAGGACCTCCTGCGCCCTTCGCGCCAGGTCGGACAGGAGATTATCCGATCCTTACAGGAGCGTGAGTCCACAGTGACAGGCTTACAAGCCGTACTCGATCTGACGGTGCGGCGCGCGCGAGCGCCGGAGTATCGTCAGGAGGCGGTCGCTATCGAGCGACCAGATTTGATTCGATTGGAGAGTATCGGCTGGGGTGGATTCACGTCATTGGTCATTGTAAGCGACGGACGTCGGCTTGTCGCGCATGCGCTGCTGCAGAATCTCTTCGTCGAGGGGAGTGCGACGGCCGAGAACGTCGCCAGGGTTACGGGATTCCGCGTGGCGCCGACCCATCTGGTGCGGTTACTGCTTGGCTTGCCACCCCTTGCGATTCAACTCGACAAGGCGGAACTGTATGGTCCTCACGATGGCGCGTATCTTCTGCGAGCGGAGGAATCACCGTTCACGCAGCGTCTCTGGTTATCCGACGACGACCTGAGCCTGCTGCGGGGGGAGTTGTACGATCGGACATCGCTCCGCTTGAGGTTTCGGTACGTTCCTGCGGCCCATGGGTTGCGTACGCTCGTTCTGGAAGAGCCCGTGGAGCGGACGGCGGTAGAGGTGTCGT
Encoded here:
- a CDS encoding protein of unknown function (Evidence 5 : No homology to any previously reported sequences), with the protein product MTGRPSLRRLALITGIALSGCAYGPDLVREDKDLLRPSRQVGQEIIRSLQERESTVTGLQAVLDLTVRRARAPEYRQEAVAIERPDLIRLESIGWGGFTSLVIVSDGRRLVAHALLQNLFVEGSATAENVARVTGFRVAPTHLVRLLLGLPPLAIQLDKAELYGPHDGAYLLRAEESPFTQRLWLSDDDLSLLRGELYDRTSLRLRFRYVPAAHGLRTLVLEEPVERTAVEVSYRSYTLNPELPRELFHIPQPSQGAQVMNLDAGAAPVFGLP